Proteins encoded within one genomic window of Hyalangium ruber:
- the gltB gene encoding glutamate synthase large subunit: protein MSDVPGRYGLYEPETEHDACGVGFVVHIKGERSRGIVEDALELLNRLSHRAAAGKDPETGDGAGILIQLPHRFFEHEAPRLGFELPPRHQYAVAQTFLPAEPYARSACEAILEEVVAEEGQRVLGWRDVPVDPEQLGPVAREVAPVIRQLFVARRRVVPSAFERKLYRIRKLAENRVRERGVDSFSRFHVASFSAETIIYKGLLLPRQLPRFYADLRHPELVSALALVHSRFSTNTFPTWELAQPFRYIAHNGEINTLSGNRNWMTARRGLLQSARLGGGGGLESLFPLIVPGKSDSAQFDNMVELLHLGGRSLPHAMMMMIPEAWEGHDSMSDERRAFYEYSSALLEPWDGPAAIAFTDGQLIGATLDRNGLRPARYLITEDDRVILASEMGVIDVPPERVRRKGRLTPGRMLLVDTSEGRILEDEEVKTDIANRWPYRRWLKHNVFTFDALPIMPAPARLAGEELRGLQRAFGYTDEDLRLLLQPMGETGKEPVGSMGTDTPLAVLSDHAPSLFSYFHQLFAQVTNPPIDPIREALVMTLGTELGPDGNTLEETPEQCHRLALPGPILTNGQLARLAAIRGEGIFETRGLSLVYPLDWGEDALEHAVERLCTRAVEAVDSGANILVLSDRGVDSGHAAIPALLALSAVHQRLVRDGIRMYTGLVVETAEAREVHHFACLFGYGASAVNPYLALDTLRSMAEAGEIQVHHEKVQEHFIHAVEEGLLKVMSKMGISTLQSYRGAQLFEAVGLERGLVEKHFTGTASRVEGVGLRELGREVEERHARGFAAAASFEEGLLPVGGQYQWRRKGERHKWNPATLAKLQAAVRENDPAIFAEYSKLADDETRELCNLRALLEVPTEGRTPVPLEEVEPASEIVRRFVTGAMSFGSISAEAHETLAIAMNRIGGRSNSGEGGEEGHRYQPDENGDLRRSAIKQVASARFGVTAEYLVNASELQIKMAQGAKPGEGGQLPGHKVDERIARVRWSTPGVTLISPPPHHDIYSIEDLAQLIYDLQSVNPAARVSVKLVSEVGVGTIAAGVAKAGAGGVVISGYEGGTGASPLSSIKHAGLPWELGLAEAQQVLVHNGLRSRLRVQVDGGLRTARDVLIATLLGAEEFGMATASLVAVGCVMLRKCHLNTCSVGIATQDPALRERFQGKPEHVVNFFHLVAEELRRSMAALGVRRLDELVGQVELLRQRPTSDHWKAKRVDLSALLEPPRAPLTEPRRCDTAQNKDVSDHLDHELIRDAQATLEGGDPTLWVRPVSNTHRAVGALLSGEIARRHGARGLPDGRIRVRLQGSAGQSFGAFLASGVTLELEGDSNDYLGKGLSGGRIIVYPPEGSRFTPEENVLVGNTVLYGATAGEVYLRGLAGERFAVRNSGAQAVVEGVGDHGCEYMTGGVVVVLGGTGRNFAAGMSGGMAFVLDRERTFRERCNLEMVELESLVDESEIWLVHGMIERHFQHTGSMAARRVLDHWQLMVPQFVKVMPTDYKRVLQARRTARRPPTAAPERRQRAGTEG from the coding sequence GAGACCGGAGACGGCGCCGGAATCCTCATCCAACTGCCGCACCGCTTCTTCGAGCATGAAGCCCCCCGGCTCGGCTTCGAGCTCCCTCCTCGCCACCAGTACGCCGTGGCGCAGACCTTCCTCCCCGCCGAGCCGTACGCGCGCTCCGCGTGCGAGGCCATCCTCGAAGAGGTCGTCGCCGAGGAGGGCCAGCGCGTGCTCGGCTGGCGAGACGTGCCGGTGGATCCCGAGCAGCTCGGGCCCGTGGCGCGCGAGGTGGCTCCCGTCATCCGCCAGCTCTTCGTCGCCCGGCGCCGCGTGGTGCCCAGCGCCTTCGAGCGCAAGCTGTACCGCATCCGCAAGCTCGCCGAGAACCGCGTGCGCGAGCGCGGCGTGGACTCGTTCAGCCGCTTCCACGTCGCCAGCTTCTCGGCCGAGACGATCATCTACAAGGGCCTGCTCCTGCCCCGCCAGCTGCCGCGCTTCTACGCGGACCTGCGCCACCCGGAGCTGGTGAGCGCGCTGGCGCTGGTCCACTCGCGCTTCTCCACCAACACCTTCCCCACCTGGGAGCTGGCCCAGCCGTTCCGCTACATCGCCCACAACGGGGAGATCAACACCCTGTCCGGCAACCGCAACTGGATGACCGCCCGCCGCGGGCTGCTCCAGTCGGCCCGGCTCGGCGGCGGTGGCGGCCTGGAGTCGCTCTTCCCCCTCATCGTCCCCGGCAAGAGCGACTCGGCCCAGTTCGACAACATGGTGGAGCTGCTCCACCTGGGCGGCCGCTCCCTGCCCCACGCGATGATGATGATGATCCCCGAGGCGTGGGAGGGCCACGACTCGATGAGCGACGAGCGCCGCGCCTTCTACGAGTACTCCTCGGCCCTGCTGGAGCCGTGGGACGGCCCCGCCGCCATCGCCTTCACCGACGGCCAGCTCATCGGCGCCACCCTGGATCGCAACGGCCTGCGCCCGGCCCGCTACCTCATCACCGAGGATGACCGCGTCATCCTCGCCTCGGAGATGGGCGTCATCGACGTGCCCCCCGAGCGCGTCCGCCGCAAGGGCCGCCTCACCCCGGGCCGCATGCTGCTGGTGGACACCTCCGAGGGCCGCATCCTCGAGGACGAAGAGGTCAAGACGGACATCGCCAACCGGTGGCCCTACCGCCGCTGGCTCAAGCACAACGTCTTCACCTTCGACGCCCTGCCCATCATGCCCGCCCCGGCGCGCCTGGCCGGCGAGGAGCTGCGCGGGCTGCAGCGCGCCTTCGGCTACACGGACGAGGACCTGCGGCTGCTGCTCCAGCCCATGGGCGAGACGGGCAAGGAGCCCGTGGGCTCCATGGGCACGGACACCCCGCTGGCGGTGCTCAGCGATCACGCCCCCAGCCTGTTCTCCTACTTCCACCAGCTCTTCGCGCAGGTGACCAACCCGCCGATCGATCCGATCCGCGAGGCCCTGGTCATGACGCTGGGCACCGAGCTGGGGCCCGACGGCAACACCCTGGAAGAGACCCCCGAGCAGTGCCACCGCCTGGCCCTGCCCGGCCCCATCCTCACCAACGGGCAGCTCGCGCGGCTGGCCGCCATCCGTGGCGAGGGCATCTTCGAGACCCGGGGGCTGTCCCTCGTCTACCCCCTGGACTGGGGCGAAGATGCGCTGGAGCACGCGGTGGAGCGCTTGTGTACCCGGGCCGTGGAGGCCGTGGACTCGGGCGCCAACATCCTCGTGCTGAGTGATCGCGGGGTGGACTCGGGCCATGCGGCCATCCCGGCCTTGCTCGCGCTGTCCGCCGTCCACCAACGCCTGGTGCGGGACGGCATCCGCATGTACACCGGCCTCGTGGTGGAGACCGCCGAGGCCCGCGAGGTCCACCACTTCGCCTGCCTCTTCGGCTACGGCGCCTCCGCGGTGAACCCGTACCTCGCGCTGGACACCCTGCGCTCCATGGCCGAGGCCGGGGAGATTCAAGTCCACCACGAGAAGGTGCAGGAGCACTTCATCCACGCCGTCGAGGAGGGCCTGCTCAAGGTGATGTCCAAGATGGGCATCTCCACGCTGCAGTCCTACCGCGGCGCCCAGCTCTTCGAGGCCGTGGGCCTGGAGCGCGGGCTCGTCGAGAAGCACTTCACCGGCACCGCCTCGCGCGTCGAGGGCGTGGGCCTGCGTGAGCTGGGGCGCGAGGTAGAGGAGCGCCACGCGCGCGGCTTCGCGGCCGCCGCGAGCTTCGAGGAGGGCCTGCTGCCCGTGGGCGGCCAGTACCAGTGGCGCCGCAAGGGCGAGCGGCACAAGTGGAACCCCGCCACCCTGGCCAAGCTCCAGGCCGCGGTACGCGAGAACGATCCGGCGATCTTCGCCGAGTACTCGAAGCTGGCGGATGACGAGACGCGCGAGCTGTGCAACCTGCGCGCGCTCCTGGAGGTCCCCACCGAGGGCCGCACCCCCGTACCGCTGGAGGAGGTAGAGCCGGCCAGCGAGATCGTCCGGCGCTTCGTCACCGGCGCCATGTCCTTCGGCTCCATCAGCGCCGAGGCCCACGAGACGCTGGCCATCGCGATGAACCGCATTGGCGGGCGCTCCAACAGCGGCGAGGGCGGCGAGGAGGGGCACCGCTATCAGCCAGACGAGAACGGCGACCTGCGCCGCAGCGCCATCAAGCAGGTGGCCAGCGCCCGCTTCGGCGTCACCGCCGAGTACCTCGTCAACGCGTCCGAGCTGCAGATCAAGATGGCCCAGGGCGCCAAGCCCGGCGAGGGCGGCCAGCTCCCGGGCCACAAGGTGGATGAGCGCATCGCCCGCGTCCGCTGGTCCACCCCAGGCGTGACGCTCATCTCTCCCCCGCCCCACCACGACATCTACTCCATCGAGGATCTGGCGCAGCTCATCTACGACTTGCAGTCGGTGAACCCGGCGGCGCGGGTGAGCGTGAAGCTGGTGAGCGAGGTGGGCGTAGGCACCATCGCCGCGGGCGTGGCCAAGGCCGGTGCCGGCGGCGTGGTCATCTCCGGGTACGAGGGCGGCACGGGCGCCTCTCCCCTGTCCAGCATCAAGCACGCGGGCCTGCCCTGGGAGCTGGGCCTGGCCGAGGCGCAGCAGGTGCTCGTCCACAACGGGCTGCGCAGCCGGCTGCGCGTGCAGGTGGACGGCGGCCTGCGCACCGCGCGCGATGTGCTCATCGCCACGCTGCTGGGCGCCGAGGAGTTCGGCATGGCCACCGCCAGCCTCGTGGCCGTGGGTTGCGTCATGCTGCGCAAGTGCCACCTCAACACCTGCTCCGTCGGCATCGCCACCCAGGATCCCGCCCTGCGCGAGCGCTTCCAGGGCAAGCCCGAGCACGTGGTGAACTTCTTCCACCTCGTGGCCGAGGAGCTGCGGCGCTCCATGGCCGCGCTGGGCGTCCGCCGGCTGGATGAGCTGGTGGGCCAGGTGGAGCTGCTGCGGCAGCGCCCCACCTCGGACCACTGGAAGGCCAAGCGGGTGGACCTGTCCGCCCTGCTGGAGCCGCCTCGCGCCCCCCTCACCGAGCCCCGGCGCTGTGACACCGCTCAGAACAAGGACGTCTCGGACCACCTGGACCACGAGCTGATCCGCGACGCGCAGGCCACGCTCGAGGGCGGCGATCCCACGCTGTGGGTCCGCCCGGTGAGCAACACCCACCGCGCCGTCGGTGCCCTGCTGTCCGGAGAGATCGCCCGGCGCCATGGCGCTCGGGGCCTGCCGGATGGGCGGATCCGCGTGCGGCTGCAGGGCTCGGCCGGGCAGAGCTTCGGCGCGTTCCTCGCCAGCGGCGTCACGCTGGAGCTGGAGGGCGACTCCAACGACTACCTCGGCAAGGGGCTCTCCGGCGGGCGCATCATCGTCTACCCGCCCGAGGGCAGCCGCTTCACCCCCGAGGAGAACGTGCTGGTGGGCAACACCGTGCTCTATGGCGCCACCGCCGGCGAGGTGTACCTGCGGGGCCTCGCCGGTGAGCGCTTCGCGGTGCGAAACAGCGGCGCCCAGGCCGTCGTCGAGGGCGTGGGAGACCACGGCTGCGAGTACATGACGGGCGGCGTGGTGGTGGTGCTGGGCGGCACCGGGCGCAACTTCGCCGCGGGCATGAGCGGCGGCATGGCCTTCGTGCTCGATCGGGAGCGCACCTTCCGCGAGCGCTGCAACCTGGAGATGGTGGAGCTGGAGTCCCTGGTCGACGAATCGGAGATCTGGCTGGTCCACGGGATGATCGAGCGCCACTTCCAGCACACCGGCAGCATGGCGGCGCGGCGGGTGCTCGACCACTGGCAGCTCATGGTGCCCCAATTCGTGAAGGTGATGCCCACCGACTACAAGCGCGTGCTCCAGGCCCGCCGCACGGCCCGGAGGCCTCCCACCGCCGCACCCGAGAGGCGCCAGCGCGCCGGGACGGAGGGCTGA
- a CDS encoding glutamate synthase subunit beta, producing the protein MGKPTGFMEWQRVGAPKREKVERLKDSREFALPLAPEEAKRQAGRCMDCGVPFCQQGCPLGNPIPDFNDAVYRNQWKAAFLALSTTNNFPEFTGRLCPAPCEAACVLSIDQDPVTIEQMEKEIAERAFAEGWVRPQPPTNRTGKRVAVVGSGPAGLAAAAQLNRAGHSVTVYERDDRIGGLLRYGIPDFKMEKGVLDRRLALMEAEGVVFRTGVDVGKEPGFRALREQHDAVLLAMGARKPRELEVPGRELGGVVQAMEYLEQENRVVAGTATRTPRLNAEGRRVLILGGGDTGSDCLGTALRQGAKSVTQVELLPAPPVKRGAGNPWPRWPVVFRTSSSQEEGGKREFGLMTKQLTGSDGQLQALQAVQVELRREGDGPPKLVEVPGTEVTYEVDLLVLAMGFTGPETARLEEELGVRLTPRGAVQVDAHFATSADGVFCAGDASRGASLIVWAISDGREAAKALDAWLSGKSSALPSRGRDASFG; encoded by the coding sequence ATGGGCAAGCCCACCGGATTCATGGAGTGGCAGCGCGTCGGCGCCCCCAAGCGCGAGAAGGTCGAGCGCCTGAAGGACTCGCGCGAGTTCGCCCTGCCCCTGGCGCCCGAGGAGGCCAAGCGGCAGGCGGGCCGGTGCATGGACTGCGGCGTCCCCTTCTGTCAGCAGGGCTGCCCCCTGGGCAACCCCATCCCCGACTTCAACGACGCCGTCTACCGCAACCAGTGGAAGGCCGCCTTCCTGGCGCTGAGCACCACCAACAACTTCCCGGAGTTCACCGGGCGGCTGTGCCCCGCGCCGTGCGAGGCCGCGTGCGTGCTCTCCATCGATCAGGATCCCGTCACCATCGAGCAGATGGAGAAGGAGATCGCCGAGCGCGCCTTCGCCGAGGGATGGGTGCGTCCGCAGCCTCCGACGAACCGCACCGGCAAGCGCGTGGCGGTGGTGGGCTCGGGGCCCGCGGGGCTCGCGGCGGCCGCCCAGCTCAACCGGGCCGGCCACTCCGTCACCGTGTACGAGCGCGATGACCGCATTGGCGGCCTGCTGCGCTACGGCATCCCCGACTTCAAGATGGAGAAGGGCGTGCTGGACCGGCGCCTGGCCTTGATGGAAGCCGAAGGGGTGGTGTTCCGCACCGGCGTGGACGTGGGCAAGGAGCCCGGCTTCCGCGCGCTGCGCGAGCAGCATGACGCGGTGTTGCTGGCCATGGGCGCTCGGAAGCCTCGCGAGCTGGAGGTCCCTGGGCGCGAGCTGGGCGGCGTGGTCCAGGCCATGGAGTACCTGGAGCAGGAGAACCGCGTCGTGGCCGGCACGGCGACACGCACCCCGCGCTTGAACGCGGAGGGACGGCGGGTGCTCATCCTCGGCGGCGGCGACACCGGCTCGGACTGTCTGGGCACGGCGCTGCGCCAGGGCGCCAAGAGCGTCACCCAGGTGGAGCTGCTCCCCGCTCCTCCTGTGAAGCGGGGCGCTGGCAACCCCTGGCCGCGCTGGCCGGTGGTGTTCCGCACCTCCTCCAGCCAGGAGGAAGGCGGCAAGCGCGAGTTCGGACTGATGACGAAGCAGCTCACCGGGAGCGATGGCCAGCTCCAGGCACTGCAGGCCGTGCAGGTGGAGCTGCGGCGCGAGGGTGATGGGCCTCCGAAGCTGGTGGAGGTACCCGGCACCGAGGTGACGTACGAGGTGGACCTGCTCGTCCTCGCCATGGGCTTCACCGGGCCGGAGACGGCGCGGCTCGAGGAAGAGCTGGGCGTGCGACTCACGCCTCGGGGCGCGGTGCAGGTGGATGCGCACTTCGCCACCTCCGCCGATGGGGTGTTCTGCGCGGGCGACGCCAGCAGGGGCGCCAGCCTCATCGTCTGGGCCATCTCCGACGGGCGCGAGGCCGCCAAGGCCCTCGATGCCTGGCTCTCCGGGAAGTCCTCCGCGCTGCCCTCTCGGGGCCGGGACGCCTCCTTCGGGTGA